A portion of the Mycoplasma sp. (ex Biomphalaria glabrata) genome contains these proteins:
- the tsaE gene encoding tRNA (adenosine(37)-N6)-threonylcarbamoyltransferase complex ATPase subunit type 1 TsaE: protein MIKIASFSNYNEIDVKKLVKKLTKHFYNGLIIYFEGEVGSGKTFLIDKLINELDEKIHASSATFTIVETKKVNNYTLNHIDCYRLEDNSENKNLLMESLEVDLVFIEWASKLNFLQDIPHLLIKIQNNNNESRNYLIYTNDEKINQKFKDIQ, encoded by the coding sequence ATGATAAAAATTGCTAGTTTTTCGAACTATAATGAAATCGATGTTAAAAAATTAGTTAAGAAATTAACTAAACATTTTTATAACGGATTAATTATTTATTTTGAAGGCGAAGTAGGTTCTGGTAAAACCTTCTTAATTGATAAATTAATTAATGAATTAGATGAAAAAATTCACGCTTCAAGTGCAACGTTCACGATTGTAGAAACTAAGAAAGTTAATAATTACACTCTAAATCATATCGATTGTTATCGTTTGGAAGATAATAGCGAAAATAAAAATTTATTAATGGAATCGCTAGAAGTTGATTTAGTTTTTATTGAATGAGCAAGTAAATTAAATTTTTTACAAGATATACCGCATTTACTAATAAAAATTCAGAACAACAATAATGAAAGTCGTAATTATTTAATATATACAAATGATGAAAAAATTAACCAAAAATTTAAGGATATCCAATAA